One genomic window of Pseudomonas aeruginosa includes the following:
- a CDS encoding exonuclease domain-containing protein — translation MPHWLVIDLEATTAEGGWPLEEMEIIEIGATLVAAADARELDHFQRFVRPVRRPLLTHFCRDLTHISQANVDGAAHLNTVWEAFERWLAQHRPRLAGWASWGDYDRRQLEQEWRQHGLTSQLSEVPHVNLKQRFGEVRQLPRPVGLNAALQLAGMSFQGQQHRALEDARNTARLLPLVLPVEH, via the coding sequence ATGCCTCACTGGCTGGTAATCGATCTGGAGGCCACCACCGCGGAAGGCGGCTGGCCCCTGGAGGAAATGGAAATCATCGAGATCGGCGCCACCCTGGTCGCCGCCGCGGACGCCCGCGAACTGGACCACTTCCAGCGTTTCGTACGGCCGGTCAGGCGGCCGCTGCTGACCCACTTCTGCCGCGACCTCACGCATATCAGCCAGGCCAACGTCGATGGCGCAGCCCATCTCAATACGGTCTGGGAAGCCTTCGAGCGCTGGCTCGCCCAGCATCGTCCGCGACTGGCCGGCTGGGCCAGTTGGGGCGACTACGACCGCCGCCAGTTGGAGCAGGAATGGCGCCAGCACGGGCTGACCAGCCAGCTCAGCGAAGTGCCGCACGTCAATCTCAAGCAACGCTTCGGCGAAGTCCGCCAGTTGCCCCGCCCGGTCGGCCTGAACGCGGCCCTGCAACTGGCCGGGATGAGTTTCCAGGGCCAGCAGCACCGCGCCCTGGAGGATGCCCGCAATACCGCACGGCTGCTGCCGCTGGTATTGCCGGTGGAGCATTGA
- a CDS encoding pyrimidine/purine nucleoside phosphorylase, with product MFKVNEYFDGTVKSIAFDMTAGPATIGVMAAGEYEFGTSQLEIMHVVAGALTVKLPGSDEWQEYASGSQFTVPANSKFQLKVAQDTAYLCEYR from the coding sequence ATGTTCAAGGTCAACGAATACTTCGACGGCACCGTCAAATCCATCGCCTTCGACATGACCGCCGGCCCGGCCACCATCGGCGTGATGGCGGCAGGCGAATACGAGTTCGGCACCAGCCAGCTGGAGATCATGCATGTGGTCGCCGGCGCGCTGACGGTCAAGCTGCCGGGCAGTGACGAGTGGCAGGAATACGCCAGCGGCAGCCAGTTCACCGTCCCGGCGAACAGCAAGTTCCAGCTCAAGGTCGCCCAGGACACCGCCTACCTCTGCGAATATCGCTGA